From one Bacteroidota bacterium genomic stretch:
- a CDS encoding Rieske (2Fe-2S) protein produces MAIQFYKVYDFKLDGTDPQAINTVRTIDIEGKRICLTRLHDGYFAIDDKCPHAGAPLGSGKCDENENVICPIHRYKYNPRTGKGLANQGDYVDTYPTQLKDDGVYVGLTVKWWRKILG; encoded by the coding sequence ATGGCTATTCAATTTTATAAAGTTTACGACTTTAAACTGGACGGAACTGACCCACAAGCCATCAATACGGTTAGAACAATTGACATAGAAGGAAAACGTATTTGCTTAACTCGTTTACACGATGGTTATTTTGCTATTGATGATAAGTGTCCGCATGCGGGAGCACCTCTTGGATCAGGTAAATGTGATGAAAACGAAAATGTTATTTGCCCTATTCACCGCTACAAATACAACCCACGAACAGGAAAGGGTTTAGCCAATCAAGGTGATTACGTTGACACCTACCCTACGCAGTTAAAAGATGATGGCGTGTACGTAGGTTTAACGGTTAAATGGTGGCGAAAAATATTGGGTTAA
- a CDS encoding alanine dehydrogenase — protein MDQHFGFSELAKQASLQPKEALLEKRNPHNTLYIGVPKETTLQEGRIPLTPSSIQLLVSNGNEVWIETNAGKQAHFSDKDFSEAGAKICYSKEEVFKANVILKVEPPTEDEIKLLTHEHLLISALQHASKSDSFIKQLMQKKLTALAYENLKDSDGLYPIIRSMGEIAGITSIAVASELLSTTQGGKGEMLGGITGIPPTEIVIIGAGTVGEYAAKSALGKGASVKVFDHSLAKLRRIQNNLSSSIYTSLLHPKIIQKALQTADVVIGCMRGDDGRSPVIITEEMVCQMKPKSVIIDISVDQGGIFETCEITSHKEPTFIKHDVIHYCVPNITSRVCRTASYALSNIFTPLLLKLANTKDTATFLYQNAGARNGVYVYRGNLTDKHIGNRLNIYHKDLDLLLTAHI, from the coding sequence ATGGACCAACATTTTGGATTTTCTGAATTAGCAAAACAGGCCTCACTACAACCTAAAGAAGCATTGCTTGAAAAGCGCAATCCACACAATACACTTTACATTGGTGTTCCTAAAGAAACTACTTTACAAGAAGGACGAATTCCATTAACGCCTTCGTCTATACAACTTTTAGTAAGCAATGGTAACGAGGTTTGGATTGAAACGAATGCGGGTAAGCAAGCTCATTTCAGTGATAAGGATTTTAGTGAAGCGGGAGCAAAAATTTGTTATAGTAAAGAGGAGGTTTTTAAAGCCAATGTTATTTTAAAAGTTGAGCCGCCAACGGAGGATGAAATAAAATTATTGACTCATGAGCATTTGTTAATTTCAGCGTTACAACATGCCAGCAAGAGTGATTCTTTTATTAAGCAATTGATGCAGAAAAAATTAACTGCGTTGGCTTATGAAAACTTAAAGGATAGTGATGGTTTATATCCCATTATAAGAAGTATGGGCGAAATTGCGGGTATTACTTCTATAGCTGTTGCCTCTGAATTGCTTAGTACTACGCAAGGTGGCAAAGGGGAGATGTTAGGTGGTATAACGGGTATTCCACCCACTGAAATAGTTATTATTGGGGCTGGTACTGTTGGAGAATATGCAGCTAAATCTGCCTTAGGCAAAGGAGCCAGTGTAAAGGTATTTGACCACTCATTGGCTAAATTGCGCAGAATTCAAAACAACTTATCGAGCAGTATTTATACTAGTTTATTGCATCCTAAAATTATTCAAAAGGCTTTGCAAACAGCAGATGTAGTTATTGGCTGTATGCGTGGTGACGATGGACGAAGCCCTGTTATAATAACGGAAGAAATGGTTTGTCAAATGAAACCTAAATCGGTTATTATTGATATTAGTGTGGACCAAGGCGGTATTTTTGAAACCTGTGAAATTACTTCGCATAAAGAACCCACATTTATTAAGCATGATGTAATACATTACTGTGTACCTAATATTACCAGCAGAGTATGCCGTACGGCCAGTTATGCTTTAAGTAATATTTTTACGCCTTTATTATTAAAGTTAGCCAATACTAAAGACACTGCTACTTTCTTGTACCAAAATGCAGGCGCACGTAATGGTGTGTATGTATACAGGGGTAATTTAACTGATAAACATATTGGCAATAGATTAAATATTTACCACAAGGATTTGGATTTATTGTTAACAGCACATATTTAA
- a CDS encoding alpha/beta hydrolase-fold protein, whose protein sequence is MRLIFTLIFICSLHFSNAQIVLQLNNLPGNTPAGATYSIVCEQNDWNATDSLFQFKKIKNKWQLALPPLKDTFYFKVTRASNNSIEVDSNYESIQNRVVYPYQKKSLVTIDVANWNDLQKEHSANRNVEMLSDSFYASMLGYARKIYVYLPNDYYQQPDKRYPVVYAFQGQNLFDNYTAQYKEWRMDETLRIFQKQGDNGCIVIGIEELPKYTNKEINPFYKGFFANDTGTAFQFGLFINFQLKPYVDSVYRTKRSDYYNAIVGAGKFASMALFIGLNNHFGFSKVGLFSPIFENRDSIFGFVAKNKRFRPKRFYITYAYNDSLVNIKDCEELADYLQDSANYFDTEVNVAAKMTGSHNEVFWSKQFRPAYEWLFDGYNPNKANLTKFDQRPGKSELIFATIYPNPAQGNVTVETDALNFKILTDDGLMVKEINNPPTLHKYGKYTVTYQERKQYLIDLAGMLPGNYYVVFTGKESTKSISRILVVR, encoded by the coding sequence ATGCGTCTAATTTTTACCCTTATTTTTATTTGCAGTTTACATTTTTCAAATGCTCAAATTGTATTGCAGTTAAATAACTTACCGGGCAATACACCTGCCGGGGCTACGTACAGTATTGTGTGCGAACAAAACGACTGGAATGCTACTGACAGTCTATTTCAATTTAAAAAGATAAAGAATAAATGGCAACTTGCTTTACCTCCATTAAAAGATACTTTTTATTTTAAAGTAACACGTGCTTCTAATAACAGCATAGAGGTTGACTCTAATTATGAAAGCATTCAGAACAGGGTGGTTTATCCTTATCAAAAAAAATCGTTGGTGACTATTGATGTGGCTAACTGGAATGATTTACAAAAGGAACATTCGGCCAATAGGAATGTTGAAATGCTAAGTGATAGTTTTTATGCATCTATGCTTGGCTATGCACGCAAAATATATGTTTACCTGCCTAATGATTATTACCAGCAACCTGATAAAAGGTATCCTGTTGTTTATGCTTTTCAAGGGCAAAATCTATTTGACAACTATACAGCCCAATACAAGGAATGGCGCATGGATGAAACCTTACGTATATTCCAGAAGCAGGGTGATAACGGTTGTATTGTAATTGGCATTGAAGAGTTACCTAAATACACCAACAAAGAAATAAATCCTTTTTACAAAGGTTTTTTTGCTAACGATACGGGTACTGCTTTTCAATTTGGTCTCTTTATTAATTTTCAACTCAAGCCTTATGTTGACTCCGTTTATAGAACCAAGCGCAGTGATTACTACAATGCCATTGTAGGGGCAGGTAAATTTGCTTCTATGGCTTTGTTTATCGGGCTTAATAATCACTTTGGCTTTTCTAAGGTGGGGCTTTTTTCTCCTATATTTGAAAACCGCGATTCTATTTTTGGCTTTGTAGCTAAAAATAAACGTTTTCGACCCAAACGCTTTTATATTACTTATGCTTATAACGACAGCCTTGTGAATATTAAAGATTGTGAAGAGCTTGCTGATTATTTACAAGACAGTGCCAATTATTTTGATACGGAGGTAAATGTAGCAGCTAAAATGACGGGCTCACACAATGAGGTTTTTTGGTCGAAACAATTCAGGCCTGCCTATGAATGGCTCTTTGACGGATACAACCCTAATAAAGCAAATCTTACTAAGTTTGACCAACGACCCGGTAAAAGTGAGTTGATATTTGCCACTATTTACCCAAACCCAGCACAGGGAAATGTAACCGTTGAAACGGATGCTTTAAATTTTAAAATTTTAACGGATGATGGCCTTATGGTAAAGGAAATAAACAATCCTCCAACTCTTCATAAATATGGAAAATATACTGTAACTTACCAGGAAAGGAAACAATACCTGATTGATTTAGCGGGTATGCTACCGGGCAATTATTATGTGGTTTTTACGGGCAAAGAATCTACTAAAAGTATCAGCAGAATATTGGTAGTACGTTAA
- the cphA gene encoding cyanophycin synthetase: protein MKILDIKTMRGPNYWSVRRHKLIQMRLDLEDMEQKPTNKIEGFGERLEKMFPSMYSHRCSVGAPGGFFSRVKEGTWMGHVIEHIALEIQTLAGMETGFGRTRSTGKEGVYNVVFSYMEEKAGVFAARAAVRIAEALISASEYDLASDIQELREIREDERLGPSTGCIVDEAVARGIPYIRLNRNSLVQLGYGVNQKRIRATIASTTGSIAVDIACDKEETKNLLGAAEIPVPKGRIVYGEEGLQAAIESIKYPIVTKPVDGNHGKGATTNINNWEDAVKGLEAAKKYSRGVIVEKFITGLDHRVLVINYKFVAAAIRKPAAVTGDGKHTIEELIDITNEDPRRGYGHEKTLTSIKVDQFTLDILTNKNLTLESVLPAGEELWLKPTANLSTGGTATDITDLVHPDNIFMCERIARIIGLDICGIDIMAETLSEPVSETGGGVIEVNAAPGFRMHIDPASGLPRNIAEPVIDMLYPIGSTARIPIIAVTGTNGKTTTTRLMAHMVKTMGHKVGYTTTDGVYIQNQLMMRGDCTGPVSAEFVLKDPTVDFAVLECARGGILRSGLGFHNCDIAIVTNIAEDHLGLGDIDTIEQLARVKAVVPESVLPGGYAILNADNVHTVGMTKDLRCKHAFFSMDENNPIIKAHTAAGGLAAIYENDYVTICKGTWKIRVEKAINIPLTFGGKATYNIANVLPVILAGFIRNYKIEDMRLALATFIPGPAQTPGRMNIFRFKNFDVMVDYAHNTAGFEAISEMLSKIDATEKVGVIAGVGDRRDEDTINLGKVAAKMFDEIIIRQDKNLRGKTEEEIIDLMTSGISQIDANKKVTTIKKEKEAIEYAIKHAKKGSFITICSDVVPDALDQIMKLKEEEDLGHIELGK, encoded by the coding sequence ATGAAGATACTCGATATAAAAACAATGCGCGGCCCCAATTATTGGAGCGTTCGCAGACATAAGCTTATTCAAATGCGTTTGGATTTAGAAGACATGGAGCAAAAACCAACCAACAAAATTGAAGGCTTTGGGGAGCGTTTAGAAAAAATGTTTCCAAGCATGTATAGCCACCGTTGTTCCGTTGGTGCACCGGGAGGTTTTTTTAGCAGAGTAAAAGAAGGTACATGGATGGGCCATGTAATAGAGCATATAGCACTTGAAATACAAACACTGGCGGGGATGGAAACAGGCTTTGGTCGTACACGTTCTACCGGAAAAGAAGGAGTGTATAATGTAGTGTTTAGCTACATGGAAGAAAAAGCAGGCGTGTTTGCAGCCCGTGCTGCCGTGCGCATAGCCGAAGCATTAATCAGTGCAAGCGAATACGATTTAGCCAGCGATATACAAGAGTTAAGAGAAATACGCGAAGACGAACGCTTAGGGCCAAGCACTGGTTGTATAGTTGACGAAGCCGTAGCAAGAGGTATTCCATACATACGTTTAAACAGAAACTCATTAGTACAGTTAGGCTATGGTGTAAACCAAAAGAGAATAAGAGCTACTATTGCCAGTACCACAGGTAGTATAGCAGTTGATATAGCTTGCGATAAAGAAGAAACCAAAAATCTTTTAGGTGCAGCAGAAATTCCTGTACCCAAAGGCCGCATAGTATATGGCGAAGAAGGATTACAGGCAGCCATAGAAAGTATAAAATATCCAATAGTTACCAAGCCCGTTGATGGAAACCATGGTAAAGGAGCTACAACCAATATAAACAATTGGGAAGATGCCGTAAAAGGATTAGAAGCCGCTAAAAAATATTCACGCGGAGTAATAGTAGAGAAATTTATAACAGGGTTAGACCACCGTGTTTTAGTAATCAACTACAAATTTGTAGCCGCAGCTATTCGCAAGCCGGCTGCCGTTACAGGCGATGGTAAGCACACCATTGAGGAGTTAATTGACATTACCAACGAAGACCCACGCAGAGGGTATGGCCACGAAAAAACATTAACCAGCATAAAAGTAGATCAGTTTACCCTAGATATTTTAACCAATAAAAATTTAACCCTCGAAAGCGTTTTACCTGCAGGCGAAGAGTTATGGTTAAAACCTACAGCCAACCTCTCAACCGGAGGAACAGCAACCGACATAACAGACCTTGTACATCCCGATAACATATTTATGTGCGAGCGCATAGCACGCATTATAGGTTTAGATATATGCGGAATAGATATTATGGCCGAAACCCTGAGCGAGCCTGTAAGCGAAACAGGAGGAGGCGTTATAGAAGTAAATGCAGCACCGGGCTTCCGTATGCATATTGACCCTGCTTCAGGCTTACCACGTAACATAGCAGAGCCCGTAATAGATATGCTATACCCGATTGGAAGCACCGCCCGTATTCCAATTATAGCCGTAACAGGAACAAATGGAAAAACCACTACTACTCGTTTAATGGCGCACATGGTAAAAACCATGGGACATAAAGTAGGTTATACCACCACCGATGGTGTATATATTCAAAACCAGTTAATGATGAGAGGCGATTGTACAGGCCCTGTAAGTGCAGAGTTTGTATTGAAAGATCCAACCGTTGATTTTGCCGTATTAGAATGTGCAAGAGGAGGTATTTTACGTTCAGGTTTAGGTTTCCATAATTGCGATATAGCCATCGTAACCAATATAGCCGAAGACCATTTAGGCCTTGGCGATATAGATACCATAGAACAGTTAGCCAGGGTAAAAGCAGTAGTGCCCGAAAGCGTTTTACCCGGAGGTTACGCCATATTAAATGCAGACAATGTACATACCGTGGGTATGACCAAAGACCTGCGTTGTAAACATGCATTCTTTAGCATGGATGAAAACAACCCGATTATAAAAGCACATACAGCAGCAGGAGGTTTAGCTGCTATTTACGAAAACGACTATGTAACCATTTGCAAAGGCACTTGGAAAATAAGAGTAGAAAAAGCCATTAACATACCACTTACATTTGGTGGTAAAGCCACTTACAATATAGCCAACGTATTACCCGTAATATTAGCAGGGTTCATCCGCAATTATAAAATAGAAGATATGCGCTTAGCATTAGCTACCTTTATTCCCGGTCCTGCACAAACACCCGGTCGCATGAATATATTCCGTTTTAAAAACTTTGATGTAATGGTTGACTATGCACACAATACTGCCGGTTTTGAAGCCATTTCAGAAATGTTAAGTAAAATAGATGCAACAGAAAAAGTAGGTGTTATAGCAGGTGTGGGTGATAGGAGAGATGAAGATACCATTAACCTGGGTAAAGTAGCCGCTAAAATGTTTGATGAAATAATTATACGTCAGGATAAAAACTTACGAGGTAAAACCGAAGAAGAGATTATTGATTTGATGACGTCCGGTATCAGCCAAATAGATGCCAATAAAAAAGTAACGACCATTAAAAAAGAAAAAGAGGCCATTGAGTACGCCATTAAACATGCTAAAAAAGGTAGCTTTATTACCATTTGCAGCGATGTAGTGCCGGATGCATTAGACCAGATAATGAAACTAAAAGAAGAAGAAGATTTAGGGCATATTGAATTAGGAAAATAA
- a CDS encoding serine hydrolase has product MKIINTLLLTIVTGSIMAQVPQVINDKLNKTYDSICTKLNIKGSSAAILIPNVGIWKRNFGISHTGKSTDTEMLFTLGSNTKTYTATVILKLHQLGMLNINDTIGKWFNNVSNVNGTAKIQQLLNHTSGIASYTNNNTFWSTVNNDLAKPWTPEEILPYIPAASFAPGASWEYSNSNYLLAGIIIKQVTGKSLSEAYRTYIFNPLSLGKTFLPAEETTNMDVAHHWSTSIGNPYLTDWEGLGLSYVAMDKVSWAAGGLYATAEDNVKFFNALFNTKTIIADSMITKMKVTRNIGNGAAYGLGIFTYAGFNGRTVYSHGGSNLGGVNENLYDPVNSVSMSILTNQDSIDNDMVLIPLLYNLHKDLIALKVGVNNIENNISQNIKIYPNPSNGNVAIDIDQGLEDDITISIVDMSGKQIMDLGSFQKQNARHLKVDVSNLQKGIYLITGKSTNHTFTKKLMLVD; this is encoded by the coding sequence ATGAAAATAATAAATACTTTACTACTTACCATTGTCACTGGTAGCATTATGGCTCAGGTTCCACAAGTCATTAACGATAAGTTAAACAAAACTTATGATAGCATATGCACCAAGCTTAATATAAAAGGTTCGTCAGCAGCTATACTTATTCCTAATGTGGGTATATGGAAAAGAAATTTTGGCATATCACATACCGGTAAAAGTACCGATACCGAAATGTTGTTTACATTAGGTAGCAATACCAAAACATACACCGCTACCGTTATATTAAAATTACACCAGTTAGGTATGTTAAACATAAACGATACAATAGGAAAATGGTTTAACAATGTAAGCAATGTAAACGGTACTGCTAAAATACAGCAGCTTTTAAACCACACCAGCGGAATAGCCAGTTATACCAACAATAATACCTTTTGGTCAACAGTAAATAATGATTTAGCCAAACCATGGACACCCGAAGAAATACTTCCTTATATTCCTGCTGCATCTTTTGCGCCCGGTGCCAGTTGGGAGTACTCCAACTCTAACTATTTACTAGCAGGTATTATTATTAAACAAGTAACAGGTAAATCATTGTCAGAAGCATACCGCACTTATATTTTCAATCCCTTAAGTTTAGGCAAAACCTTTTTACCTGCAGAAGAAACAACCAATATGGATGTAGCGCATCATTGGAGTACATCAATTGGCAATCCCTATTTAACAGATTGGGAAGGTTTAGGATTAAGTTATGTAGCTATGGATAAAGTGTCGTGGGCAGCAGGAGGATTGTATGCAACTGCAGAAGATAATGTTAAATTTTTCAATGCGCTTTTTAATACCAAAACCATTATTGCCGATAGTATGATTACCAAAATGAAAGTAACCCGTAATATAGGAAATGGGGCAGCTTATGGTTTAGGCATATTTACCTACGCAGGTTTTAACGGACGCACTGTATACAGCCATGGAGGTAGCAATCTAGGAGGCGTTAATGAAAACCTGTACGATCCCGTTAATTCAGTGTCCATGTCAATATTAACCAATCAGGATAGCATTGATAACGATATGGTTTTAATACCATTACTATACAACTTACATAAAGATTTGATAGCGTTAAAAGTAGGTGTAAACAATATAGAAAATAACATTAGCCAAAACATCAAAATATATCCAAATCCATCGAATGGAAATGTAGCAATAGATATAGACCAGGGTTTAGAGGATGATATAACCATAAGCATAGTTGATATGAGTGGTAAACAGATAATGGACTTAGGTAGTTTTCAAAAACAAAACGCACGACATTTAAAAGTAGATGTAAGTAATTTGCAAAAAGGTATTTACCTAATTACAGGTAAATCAACCAATCATACATTTACCAAAAAACTAATGCTAGTCGATTAG
- a CDS encoding alpha-amylase family glycosyl hydrolase encodes MKKVLFVLVCLISNVSWAQSYKPLNRVDPPFWWNNLNNKELQLQLYGRDIASNSVKIINPKVKLVRIEKVESPDYLYVYVNLQHCNDTQFIIQFTKGTETFRYPYKLQKLSKDIDNITQADLIYLAMPDRFANGDTTNDVVAGLREDSCNRNSYHGRHGGDLQGVITHLDYLDELGVTALWLNPTLINDQPKYSYHGYALTDHYKTDPRFGTNADYKKLGQELKKRHMKLIMDLVPNHIGDKHWMFLNMPEKSFVNQWPGFTRTNYRATTHFDPYASTAEKKQMVDGWFDNQMPDINQRNPRIATYLMQSYLWWINYAGIDGFRIDTYSYNDYEFMNKCMDYIKKEYPNFWSSGEIWERGVLSNAYFTQQTAYSKSPKSNLTSAIDFNLHWAIHEALLDTPDWDKGTAQLYRTLTQDGLYNEPHLNMTFLDNHDLNRFYSIMKNDIRKFKMGIGLLLTLRGVPSIYYGTELLVKNPQLPRTNDGQVRMDFEGAWPGDKQNKFTAAGRTEEENEAFKYVKKLANWRKNNAAITQGKTLHFAPNDGVYVYFRYTNTKAVMVILNRNVKAQQVNFIRFSEILKNYTKAYHIINEQSINLNESHSVLPDTIEIIELEK; translated from the coding sequence ATGAAAAAAGTATTGTTTGTTCTTGTCTGTTTAATAAGTAATGTAAGTTGGGCGCAATCGTATAAGCCATTAAACAGAGTTGACCCTCCGTTTTGGTGGAATAATTTAAACAACAAAGAATTGCAATTACAATTGTATGGTAGAGATATAGCTAGTAACTCAGTTAAAATAATCAATCCCAAAGTAAAACTGGTAAGAATAGAAAAGGTTGAGAGCCCTGACTACTTATATGTGTACGTTAATCTGCAACATTGTAACGATACACAGTTTATCATACAGTTTACAAAAGGAACAGAAACTTTCCGTTACCCCTATAAGTTACAAAAACTAAGTAAGGATATAGATAACATAACCCAAGCCGATTTAATCTATTTAGCTATGCCCGATAGGTTTGCCAATGGCGATACCACCAACGATGTAGTGGCGGGTTTAAGAGAAGACAGCTGCAATAGAAATTCATATCATGGACGCCATGGAGGCGATTTGCAAGGAGTAATTACCCATTTAGATTATCTGGACGAATTAGGAGTAACAGCATTATGGTTAAACCCCACTTTAATAAACGATCAGCCTAAATACAGTTACCACGGTTATGCCTTAACCGACCATTACAAAACAGACCCACGCTTTGGTACTAATGCTGACTATAAAAAATTAGGACAAGAATTAAAAAAACGCCATATGAAACTAATTATGGATTTAGTACCTAACCATATTGGCGATAAGCATTGGATGTTTTTAAACATGCCCGAAAAAAGTTTTGTAAACCAATGGCCGGGTTTTACCCGTACCAATTATAGAGCAACAACCCATTTTGATCCCTATGCAAGTACAGCCGAAAAAAAACAAATGGTTGATGGATGGTTTGATAACCAAATGCCCGATATAAACCAACGCAACCCGCGCATAGCAACCTATTTAATGCAAAGCTATTTATGGTGGATTAACTATGCAGGAATAGACGGATTTAGAATAGATACATACAGTTATAACGATTATGAATTTATGAATAAGTGTATGGACTATATAAAAAAAGAATACCCTAACTTTTGGAGCTCAGGTGAAATATGGGAAAGAGGTGTTTTAAGCAATGCTTATTTTACACAACAAACAGCCTATTCAAAATCGCCCAAAAGTAATTTAACCAGTGCCATAGATTTTAACTTGCATTGGGCCATACACGAAGCCTTGCTCGATACACCCGACTGGGATAAAGGAACAGCCCAATTGTACCGCACATTAACCCAGGATGGCTTGTACAATGAGCCACATTTAAACATGACATTTTTAGACAACCATGACCTGAACAGGTTTTATTCAATCATGAAAAATGACATCAGGAAATTTAAGATGGGTATAGGCTTGTTGCTAACATTACGGGGCGTACCAAGTATTTATTATGGAACAGAATTATTGGTAAAAAACCCACAATTACCAAGAACAAACGATGGGCAGGTGCGCATGGATTTTGAAGGAGCATGGCCTGGCGATAAGCAAAATAAGTTTACAGCAGCAGGCCGGACAGAAGAAGAGAATGAAGCATTTAAATATGTGAAAAAATTAGCTAATTGGCGAAAAAATAATGCAGCTATCACACAAGGAAAAACATTGCATTTTGCTCCCAACGATGGAGTATACGTTTACTTCAGGTATACCAATACAAAAGCAGTAATGGTTATTTTAAATAGAAATGTAAAAGCACAACAGGTCAACTTTATCAGGTTTAGCGAAATTTTAAAAAACTATACCAAAGCATACCATATAATAAATGAACAAAGTATTAATTTAAATGAATCACATAGTGTTTTACCCGATACGATAGAGATTATAGAATTAGAAAAATAA
- a CDS encoding RNA-binding protein — protein sequence MNIYVANLNYSVSSEQLQQLFEGYGEVTSAKVILDRETGRSRGFGFVEMSNDSEAQNAIEKLHQTEHVGKVINVTEARPRTENTGGGRGGFGGGNRNNNDRGPRRF from the coding sequence ATGAACATTTACGTTGCAAATTTAAATTACAGTGTTTCTAGCGAACAACTGCAACAATTATTCGAAGGATATGGAGAAGTTACTTCGGCAAAAGTTATTTTAGATCGCGAAACAGGACGCTCACGTGGTTTTGGATTCGTTGAAATGTCTAACGATTCAGAAGCTCAAAATGCTATTGAAAAATTACACCAAACAGAACATGTTGGCAAAGTGATTAACGTAACTGAAGCTCGCCCACGTACAGAGAATACTGGTGGTGGTCGTGGTGGATTTGGTGGTGGAAACCGTAACAACAACGACAGAGGTCCTCGCAGATTTTAA
- a CDS encoding polymer-forming cytoskeletal protein translates to MAIFNANKNQTFNPQEINIINAGTSIVGNINSEGDLRIDGSVKGSIVVKSKLVIGPSSKIEGNIKAANCDISGLVSGNMEIGELLSVKATAKIVGDITSQKLIIESGAEFNGRSQMGISKSSNGAQKPSNPINVKPAVVAE, encoded by the coding sequence ATGGCGATATTTAATGCTAATAAAAACCAAACATTCAATCCGCAGGAAATAAATATTATTAATGCAGGAACGAGTATTGTTGGAAATATAAACTCAGAAGGAGATTTGAGAATAGATGGTTCAGTAAAAGGATCAATAGTGGTAAAGAGTAAATTAGTTATTGGGCCAAGTAGTAAAATTGAAGGTAATATTAAAGCAGCCAATTGCGATATTTCAGGATTAGTAAGTGGCAATATGGAAATAGGCGAATTACTTTCAGTAAAAGCAACCGCCAAAATAGTAGGCGATATTACGTCACAAAAACTAATTATTGAATCAGGAGCTGAGTTTAACGGACGTAGCCAAATGGGTATAAGTAAATCATCAAATGGTGCACAAAAACCTTCCAATCCAATTAATGTAAAACCTGCGGTTGTAGCAGAGTAA
- a CDS encoding 16S rRNA (uracil(1498)-N(3))-methyltransferase, which produces MQLFFHSNLQDSTIELPEDESKHCIRVLRKQLGDILTLIDGKGNEAQCEITNANPKKCILKTVQIKHHPKPNSRHLHLVVAPTKNFDRMDWMLEKCTEIGIDEITFIEAENSERDKINKERSEKILVQSIKQSKQYWLPQLNNIISLKELLSKETVQTTKFIAWCKTETTQGLAKHLLQSKDYSIMVLIGPEGDFTDNELAQCEAKGFIPVSLGNTILRTETAAMYACSVINSQIDNA; this is translated from the coding sequence ATGCAATTATTTTTTCATTCCAATTTACAAGATTCAACTATAGAATTACCCGAAGATGAATCAAAACATTGTATAAGAGTACTACGTAAACAGCTGGGTGATATTTTAACATTAATAGATGGCAAAGGAAACGAAGCCCAATGTGAAATTACCAATGCCAATCCTAAAAAATGCATTTTAAAAACAGTACAAATTAAACACCATCCTAAACCAAACAGCAGACACTTACACTTGGTTGTAGCACCAACAAAAAACTTTGACAGAATGGATTGGATGTTGGAAAAATGTACAGAAATTGGTATTGATGAAATAACCTTTATTGAAGCAGAAAATTCAGAAAGAGATAAAATAAATAAAGAACGTAGCGAAAAAATTTTAGTACAGTCCATTAAACAAAGCAAGCAATATTGGTTACCTCAATTAAACAATATTATAAGTTTAAAAGAATTGCTAAGTAAAGAAACCGTACAAACCACAAAATTCATTGCGTGGTGCAAAACAGAAACCACACAAGGTTTAGCCAAACACTTACTACAAAGTAAAGATTATTCAATAATGGTGTTAATTGGCCCCGAAGGCGATTTTACCGATAATGAATTGGCACAATGCGAAGCAAAAGGATTTATACCTGTTTCCTTAGGTAATACTATTTTACGTACAGAAACAGCAGCTATGTATGCTTGTTCAGTTATCAATAGTCAAATAGACAATGCATAA